Part of the Leptolyngbya sp. BL0902 genome, GATTCCTGGCCTAGCCCACCTGCACCGCAGCGCCGTCGGCATTGACTATTACCCCAGCCCCGACCGGGCCTCCCCTGAAGCCTCCCCCCCCAGCGACGACGGCCCCGCCGATGCCACCATTCCCCGGCTGTGGATTCTCTGCGAAGCGGCCTACAGCCCCGATCCTTCCCTGATTGCCCGCCCCACCGCCGAGCGCCTGCGCCTGCTGCAACTCACGCAGTTTAAAGACGCAGTGATTTTGCTTCAGGTGCGGGGGGAGACCCAGCCCGACTGGAGCCTCCGCGTTGACCTGACGCCGCCAGAGGAAATGCTGCGGGAGTGGAGCCGCTGGGGCGATGGGGATTCCCTAGAACGGCTGCTGGCAGCCACCCTAGAGCGCTATCACCTGACGGTGGAAGCCACCCTCAATGGCGATACCCTGCACCTGCTTTGCCAACCCCAGGGCGCGACGGGCGCAGTGCCCACGGTGGTGCAGTCCCAGGCCGAGATCATCGAAACCCTGACCCTGACCCTCGAAGAACTGGCACCCCAGGGCATTCACCGCGCCATTCTCTACGGTCAGGCCGAGGCCAGTGCCGATCCCGCTTGGGTTCACTACCTCGATCTCCCTGCCGCCCAGCACAGCGCCCTCGCCGACTCGCCGGAATACCTGGGGCAAATGGGGGATCTTCCGGCCATGGCCTTTTTGCTCACGCGCCAGCTCAACCCCAACCTCGAGGATCGACTGGCCACAGGGGGGCAGCGGGTGCAGCTCTTGCGCCGCGATCAACTGCTGCACATTATGGTGGATGGCCCCGTGGTGCCCCAGCGCCGACTGGTGGCTCCGCTGCTGCATAACTATCTGCTCAGCCTCAGTCCCGTGGCCCTAGAGGGGGTGCGGATCTACGGGCGACGGTCGGGCCAGCCCCGCCCCGCCTGGAGCTATGGCCGCGACTTTGCGGTGCGGGATCGGCTGGTGCCCGAAGCCGCGCCAGAATTCACGGCCTCCGATGCCTACGTCAACGAGCTGCTGGTGCGGCCCGACAGCCCCATTACCCACGCCGAGATTTCCGCCGAGGAGGAAGCGGCGGCCCTAGCCCACTGGTGGGACACCGTCCGAGATCGATGGCAGAGCCTGCTGGTGCAGTCTCAACTATTCAGCCGCATCCACCCCCTCAGCGTGCTAGATCGCGCTCCCAGCCCGTCCCGTTCTGAGGGGCTGAAGGTAGCAGCGGTGTGGGCGGCGGCAGGGCTACTTTTAGCCCTCCAGGTCGATTGGCTGCTAGGGCAAACCCTTCGTCCTCCCGCCAACGTAGCCCGGGCCGAACCCATGGCTACCCTCGCGCCGCCGCCCCCCAGCCCCGACGACGAGTTTGCCCAAGCCCTGGCCGAACTCGATTGGCCCAACGGTCAGCAGGCCCAGGCGGGGGAAGGATTTGTGGCGGGCAGCACCGACCTATTTACGAGCCCCAACCAGCCCCTCGCCGCCATCGACGACCTGGTGGAGGCCTCTCCCTTCTCCACCTTTAACAGCGATCAACTGGATCAAAAAGTCGCCCTCTATGCCCAACAGGTGGCCGCCGAAGGCCCTGCGGATGTGCTGATTGTAGGCAGTTCGCGGGCTCTGCGGGGGGTTGATCCAGAAGCCCTGCGGCGTGAGTTAGCGGCCCTCGGCCACGACAATGTCAGGATTTTTAACTTTGGCATCAACGGGGCCACCGCCCAGGTGGTTGATTTAGTCCTGCGCCAGGTGCTTGAGCCAGAGCATCTGCCGCGACTGATCCTCTGGGCAGACGGGGCTAGGGCCTTTAACAGCGGGCGCACAGACGTCACCTACAACGCCATCGTCGCCTCACCGGGCTATCGAGAGCTGATCACCCAGCGCCCCGATCTGCCCCCAGCCCCAGGGGAGAACACCGCCGGGGCCACCCCCCTCGCCCACGGACGATCCCTACCCCAGAGCTACGCCGCTATGGATGAATGGCTTAGCGACCGGATCGGTGCCTTTTCGGCCATTCACCCAGAACGGGAGACGCTGAAGCAGTGGCTTCAAACCCAGATGGGGGCGATGACGCCCTCCGTAACGGGGGCGATGGCCGCCACCGAGGAGCAACTGGATGCCCCCATGCCCGCTGGCAGCGCCATTGACCGCGATGGCTTTTTGCCGCTTTCGGTGCGGTTTAACCCGGCCACCTACTACCAAACCTTTGCTCGCGTGGCCGGACGCTACGACGGCGACTACCAGGATTTTCGTTTGGATGGGGGGCAGATGGAGGCCCTAGACGAACTCCTGCGGTTTACCCAGGAGAAGCGCATCCCCATCGTGTTCATCAACACCCCCCTCTCCGACGAATACCTCGATGACTATCGCCAGTCTGCCGAGGCCGAATTTTTGCGCTTTATGGTCAGCCTCTCCACCACCGAGTCCGGGTTCTTGTTCCGGGATTTGGGGCAGGCTTGGCCCCAGCAGTACGACTATTTCTCTGACCCCAGCCACCTCAACCGCTACGGAGCCTTCCAGGTATCCCAACGGCTGGCCCAGGATCCTCTGATTGCTTGGCCTCGACGGTCGGCCCCCCCTGCCCCATGATTCTGCCGTCTATTACCTACGCCCTATTTTTGATCAGCGTCATCGGCATTTTTTGGGCGCTGGAGTCGTCGCGGGCGCGACTGTGGCTGCTGTTGGTGGCTAGCCTCGTGTTCTACGCCTCCCTCCAGGTGCAGTATTTGCTGCTGATGGTGGCCCTGCTGCTGGTCACGTTTTTCATCGGCACCGCCCTTGTTGCCCCGATGGACTGGCGCACCCCCAATGCCCGCTGGCAGGTGGCCGAGCAGGGTTGGAACCGCCGCCGTCGGTGGCTGCTGGGGCTGGGAATTGGGGCAAATGTCCTGTTGCTGCTGGGCTTTAAGTACCTAGAAGGCATCGGGCGGCTGCTGGGCTGGACGGGGATCAGTTTGGCTCGTCTAGACGACACCTTCACGGGGCTGGTCATGCCCCTAGGGCTCAGCTTCTTTGTGTTCGAGTGCATCGCCTACCTGGTGGATGTATACCGAGGCTCCCCCGCCGCCGTCAATATCGTGGATTTTGGGGCCTACAAGCTGTTCTTTCCCAAGCTGATCTCCGGCCCCATCACCCGCTTTCACCCCTTCCTAGAGCAGGTGGAGCGCCCCAGGGATCCAGGTCTGAATGGCGTGGTTGAGGGGCTGTGGCTGATTGCCTACGGGGCCGTGAAAAAACTGCTGCTGGCCGACCACATCGCCATTTTGGTGAATCTCAGCTTCGACAACCTACCCCGTGCGGGCAGTGCCGACATTGCCCTAGCGGTCTTTGCCTACGGCCTCCAGCTCTACCTCGACTTCAGTGCCTACGTCAACATCGCTCGCGGCAGCGCCCTACTGCTGGGGATTAACCTACCCGAAAACTTCGATGCCCCCTACTTCACCACCAGCCTAGCCACCTTCTGGCGGCGCTGGCACATGACCCTAGGCGACTGGCTGCGGAACTATCTCTACTTTCCCCTGGGCGGATCTCGCCAAGGGCTGGGGCGCACCTGCGTCAACCTGATGATTATTATGCTGATTGCCGGAATTTGGCACGGCAACAACTGGGGCTTTGTCATCTGGGGGGGCATCCACGGGGCGGGGCTGGTCATCCATCGCTTGATGCAGTCCCTAGGAAAGGCCGTGCCCGCCATGGCGGCATTTTGGCTCAGCCTCCCCGGCACGATCCTCGGCTGGATGATCACCCAGGGGCTGGTGTTTTCAAGCTGGCTATTTTTCCGCCTGCCCGACCCTCAGCAGTTTACCCTGGCTCTGCAACGGCTGGCGGGCACCACCGCCGACCCCCAGTTTGTCCAAGGGGTTTATCTAGAATCCCTGGGCTTTAGCTACGGCCAGCTTTGGCTGCTGCTGGGG contains:
- a CDS encoding MBOAT family O-acyltransferase; translated protein: MILPSITYALFLISVIGIFWALESSRARLWLLLVASLVFYASLQVQYLLLMVALLLVTFFIGTALVAPMDWRTPNARWQVAEQGWNRRRRWLLGLGIGANVLLLLGFKYLEGIGRLLGWTGISLARLDDTFTGLVMPLGLSFFVFECIAYLVDVYRGSPAAVNIVDFGAYKLFFPKLISGPITRFHPFLEQVERPRDPGLNGVVEGLWLIAYGAVKKLLLADHIAILVNLSFDNLPRAGSADIALAVFAYGLQLYLDFSAYVNIARGSALLLGINLPENFDAPYFTTSLATFWRRWHMTLGDWLRNYLYFPLGGSRQGLGRTCVNLMIIMLIAGIWHGNNWGFVIWGGIHGAGLVIHRLMQSLGKAVPAMAAFWLSLPGTILGWMITQGLVFSSWLFFRLPDPQQFTLALQRLAGTTADPQFVQGVYLESLGFSYGQLWLLLGGLFGLMGIAYALRRGLKLELSWPVKLLLIPLFSLLAWLLAPAETLSYIYFDF